One genomic region from Spodoptera frugiperda isolate SF20-4 chromosome 21, AGI-APGP_CSIRO_Sfru_2.0, whole genome shotgun sequence encodes:
- the LOC118271364 gene encoding uncharacterized protein LOC118271364 codes for MDPQPSTSSQSLSPRKKRPRVALSVTEKVMIQNVYKHVFEEKAATLLPFETPEKQECVSKTADILGIGVTSVYSVLKEYKENEQFKSPEKRGPKHNFKDKLDDFTFTAIRRKVHQFFYANEPPTIAKVLKVVNEDTDLPNFSWSTLRKIMKHLNFKYATKSRQSILIDRQDIILWRQRYLRQIKEYRREGRYIYYQDETWINEGHAPKKAWIDQTVLSSRQAFLDGLTTGLKQPSGKGKRLIIGHIGGEEGFVEDSLLIFESVKNKDDYHQEMNADAFEKWFSEVLPKLKPNSVVVIDNAPYHSRKLESFPTMSWTKSRIQEWLTSKNISFETTMIKATLIEIVRQHKHQHGEKFVVDEMAAQHGITVLRLPPYHCELNPIELVWAQAKGYVARKNKTFKMQEVKNLFEEGLNLVTAGKWKSCVSHVIKEEEKMYGLDHIIDNISDRFIINVTESDSDDFVSEDEDE; via the exons ATGGATCCTCAGCCAAGCACGTCAAGCCAAAGCTTGTCTCCGAGAAAAAAAAGACCACGGGTTGCTTTAAGCGTTACTGAAAAAGTGATGATACAGAACGTGTACAAACACGTATTTGAGGAGAAAGCTGCTACATTATTACCTTTCGAGACTCCTGAAAAACAGGAATGTGTTTCAAAAACAGCAGATATTTTGGGAATTGGTGTGACCTCGGTGTACAGCGTATTAAAAGAATACAAAGAAAATGAACAATTTAAGTCTCCAGAAAAACGTGGTCCGAAACATAATTTCAAAGACAAATTAGACGACTTCACTTTTACAGCTATAAGGCGAAAAGTGCATCAGTTTTTTTATGCTAATGAGCCACCCACCATTGCAAAG GTTCTGAAGGTTGTCAATGAAGACACCGACTTGCCCAATTTTTCTTGGAGTacgttaagaaaaataatgaaacatttaaattttaaatatgccACCAAATCAAGGCAAAGTATTTTAATTGACCGACAAGACATTATTTTATGGCGCCAACGATACCTTCGACAAATTAAAGAGTATCGAAGAGAAGGAAGGTATATTTATTACCAAGATGAGACCTGGATCAACgaag GTCATGCACCAAAGAAGGCATGGATTGACCAGACAGTGCTATCGTCCCGCCAGGCCTTCTTAGATGGCTTGACCACTGGATTGAAACAGCCTTCAGGAAAGGGCAAACGTTTAATCATAGGCCATATAGGCGGAGAAGAAGGATTCGTAGAAGACAGCCTATTGATTTTTGAATCTGTAAAAAACAAAGACGATTACCACCAGGAAATGAATGCTGATGCCTTTGAGAAGTGGTTTAGTGAAGTCTTGccaaaattaaaaccaaattcagtAGTGGTTATAGATAATGCCCCCTATCACTCCAGGAAACTCGAATCGTTTCCTACAATGTCCTGGACTAAGTCTAGAATTCAAGAGTGGCTAACGagcaaaaatatatcatttgaaaCCACGATGATTAAAGCTACACTGATAGAAATTGTACGGCAACATAAACACCAACACGGTGAAAAGTTTGTTGTGGACGAGATGGCGGCGCAGCATGGTATAACCGTATTACGCCTGCCCCCATACCACTGTGAGCTCAACCCCATTGAGTTGGTATGGGCGCAGGCTAAAGGGTATGTGGCaaggaaaaacaaaacatttaaaatgcaGGAAgtgaaaaatctttttgaagAAGGACTTAACCTTGTCACAGCAGGAAAATGGAAAAGCTGCGTGTCCCACGTcataaaagaagaagaaaaaatgtACGGTCTCGACCACATAATTGACAACATTTCagatagatttattattaatgtgacCGAAAGTGATAGTGACGATTTTGTATCGGAGGATGaagatgaataa